In the genome of Mytilus edulis chromosome 3, xbMytEdul2.2, whole genome shotgun sequence, one region contains:
- the LOC139514459 gene encoding RNA-binding protein Pasilla-like isoform X14 produces the protein MNSNENMDEFYGHFDAMNMGGFYKIKLTPGKGDNIHLKILVPSIAAGAIIGKGGETIAQVQKEAGARVKMSKANDFYPATTERVCLIMGAADSVRKIHTFIMEKIREKPDPNPKLEETNKNFERHRQVCNEVKILVPNSTAGMIIGKSGNYIKQIKEESGAYIQISQKSKEINLPERCVTIAGDVESNKKAVDLILQKIVEDPQSGSCPNISYADYTGPVASANPTGSPFANPNVAQNRGQEMVVNTTNYSTQGAFGIGINGNTAFSNSLGNGITNLNLNAALGQPGGSMTSSALENLKMTLRGNGYSEQATEDISNAMNVLASYGILGMIGLNQIPTVNNMGTIANMGQPTPGMTAGVANMQNMQNMQNMQATMQQGMNMNSSLGAQGMMAATPASSAQNNSYLNTSNSSTGAGSLFGPVGSGSSGLGSSGSTGAGSSLFGSSSPGMANERYVGSPMLNDSFTGATNYTSTPTAFAAPTMQTEKPPNIALNQNSFGLGTSMYSPTEDKQQTIKQDLEVAESIVGAILGPGGKGIVELQQFTQTNIQISKKGVYVPGTRNRIVTVTGTPSNIGKAQYLIQQRIQQEELKRARQASR, from the exons ATGAACTCAAATGAAAATATGgatgaattttatggacattttgATGCTATGAACATGGGTGGATTTTATAAAATCAAGCTAACACCAGGAAAag GTGACAACATACATTTAAAGATCTTAGTGCCGTCAATTGCCGCCGGAGCCATCATTGGTAAAGGAGGAGAAACAATCGCTCAAGTACAAAAAGAGGCTGGAGCCCGCGTTAAAATGTCCAAGGCTAATGACTTTTATCCAG CCACAACAGAAAGAGTATGCTTAATAATGGGTGCTGCAGATTCAGTCAGAAAAATACACACATTCATCATGGAAAAAATTAGAGAAAAGCCAGACCCCAACCCAAAGTtagaagaaacaaataaaaacttTGAGAGGCACAGACAGGTTTGTAATGAA GTTAAAATTTTAGTGCCAAACAGCACAGCGGGAATGATTATAGGAAAATCAGGAAACTATATAAAACAGATAAAGGAAGAAAGTGGGGCCTACATACAGATATCACAGAAGTCTAAAGAAATTAATTTACCAGAAAGATGTGTTACAATAGCTG GTGATGTTGAATCCAACAAAAAAGCAGTAGActtaattttacagaaaattgtTGAAGATCCACAAAGTGGGAGTTGTCCAAATATCAGCTATGCAGACTATACTGGTCCTGTTGCAAGTGCTAATCCTACTGGTTCCCCATTTGCAAACCCTAATGTTGCACAAAACAGAGGACAAGAAATGGTTGTCAACACAACCAATTATTCAACCCAAGGTGCTTTTGGCATAGGAATAAATGGGAACACTGCTTTTAGCAATAGTTTAGGGAATGGAattacaaatttgaatttaaatgctGCATTAGGGCAACCAGGTGGAAGCATGACCAGTTCAGCAttggaaaatttgaaaatgacattACGTGGAAACGGGTATTCCGAACAGGCTACAGAGGATATCAGTAACGCTATGAACGTGTTGGCAAGTTATGGCATTCTAGGAATGATAGGACTGAATCAGATTCCTACAGTAAATAATATGGGAACGATTGCAAATATGGGACAGCCTACTCCAGGGATGACTGCAGGTGTGGCTAATATGCAGAATATGCAGAACATGCAGAATATGCAGGCTACCATGCAGCAAGGAATGAACATGAACTCTTCCCTTGGAGCTCAAGGAATGATGGCTGCCACGCCTGCCAGCTCAGCACAGAATAATTCTTATCTCAATACGAGCAATAGCTCAACTGGTGCCGGTAGTTTGTTTGGACCTGTTGGTAGTGGGTCATCTGGTTTGGGGAGTTCTGGATCAACTGGAGCTGGCTCTAGTCTGTTTGGGAGCTCCTCACCAGGTATGGCCAATGAGAGATACGTTGGGAGCCCCATGTTGAATGACTCATTTACAGGAGCAACAAATTACACAAGCACTCCAACAGCATTTGCCGCACCAACCATGCAGACTGAAAAACCGCCAAACATAGCACTGAATCAAAATTCTTTTGGTTTAGGAACAAGTATGTACAGTCCAACAGAGGATAAACAACAAACCATTAAACAGGATTTGGAAGTAGCAGAAAGTATAGTAGGGGCTATTTTAGGTCCAGGTGGAAAAGGAATTGTTGAATTACAGCAGTTTACACAAACCAACATCCAGATTTCCAAGAAAGGAGTTTACGTACCTGGTACCAGAAATCGTATTGTCACAGTAACTGGTACTCCATCAAATATAGGAAAAGCACAGTATCTTATACAACAGCGTATACAACAAGAAGAACTTAAACGTGCTAGACAAGCGTCTCGTTAA
- the LOC139514459 gene encoding RNA-binding protein Pasilla-like isoform X16: MNSNENMDEFYGHFDAMNMGGFYKIKLTPGKGDNIHLKILVPSIAAGAIIGKGGETIAQVQKEAGARVKMSKANDFYPATTERVCLIMGAADSVRKIHTFIMEKIREKPDPNPKLEETNKNFERHRQVKILVPNSTAGMIIGKSGNYIKQIKEESGAYIQISQKSKEINLPERCVTIAGDVESNKKAVDLILQKIVEDPQSGSCPNISYADYTGPVASANPTGSPFANPNVAQNRGQEMVVNTTNYSTQGAFGIGINGNTAFSNSLGNGITNLNLNAALGQPGGSMTSSALENLKMTLRGNGYSEQATEDISNAMNVLASYGILGMIGLNQIPTVNNMGTIANMGQPTPGMTAGVANMQNMQNMQNMQATMQQGMNMNSSLGAQGMMAATPASSAQNNSYLNTSNSSTGAGSLFGPVGSGSSGLGSSGSTGAGSSLFGSSSPGMANERYVGSPMLNDSFTGATNYTSTPTAFAAPTMQTEKPPNIALNQNSFGLGTSMYSPTEDKQQTIKQDLEVAESIVGAILGPGGKGIVELQQFTQTNIQISKKGVYVPGTRNRIVTVTGTPSNIGKAQYLIQQRIQQEELKRARQASR, translated from the exons ATGAACTCAAATGAAAATATGgatgaattttatggacattttgATGCTATGAACATGGGTGGATTTTATAAAATCAAGCTAACACCAGGAAAag GTGACAACATACATTTAAAGATCTTAGTGCCGTCAATTGCCGCCGGAGCCATCATTGGTAAAGGAGGAGAAACAATCGCTCAAGTACAAAAAGAGGCTGGAGCCCGCGTTAAAATGTCCAAGGCTAATGACTTTTATCCAG CCACAACAGAAAGAGTATGCTTAATAATGGGTGCTGCAGATTCAGTCAGAAAAATACACACATTCATCATGGAAAAAATTAGAGAAAAGCCAGACCCCAACCCAAAGTtagaagaaacaaataaaaacttTGAGAGGCACAGACAG GTTAAAATTTTAGTGCCAAACAGCACAGCGGGAATGATTATAGGAAAATCAGGAAACTATATAAAACAGATAAAGGAAGAAAGTGGGGCCTACATACAGATATCACAGAAGTCTAAAGAAATTAATTTACCAGAAAGATGTGTTACAATAGCTG GTGATGTTGAATCCAACAAAAAAGCAGTAGActtaattttacagaaaattgtTGAAGATCCACAAAGTGGGAGTTGTCCAAATATCAGCTATGCAGACTATACTGGTCCTGTTGCAAGTGCTAATCCTACTGGTTCCCCATTTGCAAACCCTAATGTTGCACAAAACAGAGGACAAGAAATGGTTGTCAACACAACCAATTATTCAACCCAAGGTGCTTTTGGCATAGGAATAAATGGGAACACTGCTTTTAGCAATAGTTTAGGGAATGGAattacaaatttgaatttaaatgctGCATTAGGGCAACCAGGTGGAAGCATGACCAGTTCAGCAttggaaaatttgaaaatgacattACGTGGAAACGGGTATTCCGAACAGGCTACAGAGGATATCAGTAACGCTATGAACGTGTTGGCAAGTTATGGCATTCTAGGAATGATAGGACTGAATCAGATTCCTACAGTAAATAATATGGGAACGATTGCAAATATGGGACAGCCTACTCCAGGGATGACTGCAGGTGTGGCTAATATGCAGAATATGCAGAACATGCAGAATATGCAGGCTACCATGCAGCAAGGAATGAACATGAACTCTTCCCTTGGAGCTCAAGGAATGATGGCTGCCACGCCTGCCAGCTCAGCACAGAATAATTCTTATCTCAATACGAGCAATAGCTCAACTGGTGCCGGTAGTTTGTTTGGACCTGTTGGTAGTGGGTCATCTGGTTTGGGGAGTTCTGGATCAACTGGAGCTGGCTCTAGTCTGTTTGGGAGCTCCTCACCAGGTATGGCCAATGAGAGATACGTTGGGAGCCCCATGTTGAATGACTCATTTACAGGAGCAACAAATTACACAAGCACTCCAACAGCATTTGCCGCACCAACCATGCAGACTGAAAAACCGCCAAACATAGCACTGAATCAAAATTCTTTTGGTTTAGGAACAAGTATGTACAGTCCAACAGAGGATAAACAACAAACCATTAAACAGGATTTGGAAGTAGCAGAAAGTATAGTAGGGGCTATTTTAGGTCCAGGTGGAAAAGGAATTGTTGAATTACAGCAGTTTACACAAACCAACATCCAGATTTCCAAGAAAGGAGTTTACGTACCTGGTACCAGAAATCGTATTGTCACAGTAACTGGTACTCCATCAAATATAGGAAAAGCACAGTATCTTATACAACAGCGTATACAACAAGAAGAACTTAAACGTGCTAGACAAGCGTCTCGTTAA
- the LOC139514459 gene encoding RNA-binding protein Pasilla-like isoform X13, translated as MTLLDLHRSPGLNNLDEPMTETQDYMSFNVWRGDNIHLKILVPSIAAGAIIGKGGETIAQVQKEAGARVKMSKANDFYPATTERVCLIMGAADSVRKIHTFIMEKIREKPDPNPKLEETNKNFERHRQVCNEVKILVPNSTAGMIIGKSGNYIKQIKEESGAYIQISQKSKEINLPERCVTIAGDVESNKKAVDLILQKIVEDPQSGSCPNISYADYTGPVASANPTGSPFANPNVAQNRGQEMVVNTTNYSTQGAFGIGINGNTAFSNSLGNGITNLNLNAALGQPGGSMTSSALENLKMTLRGNGYSEQATEDISNAMNVLASYGILGMIGLNQIPTVNNMGTIANMGQPTPGMTAGVANMQNMQNMQNMQATMQQGMNMNSSLGAQGMMAATPASSAQNNSYLNTSNSSTGAGSLFGPVGSGSSGLGSSGSTGAGSSLFGSSSPGMANERYVGSPMLNDSFTGATNYTSTPTAFAAPTMQTEKPPNIALNQNSFGLGTSMYSPTEDKQQTIKQDLEVAESIVGAILGPGGKGIVELQQFTQTNIQISKKGVYVPGTRNRIVTVTGTPSNIGKAQYLIQQRIQQEELKRARQASR; from the exons GTGACAACATACATTTAAAGATCTTAGTGCCGTCAATTGCCGCCGGAGCCATCATTGGTAAAGGAGGAGAAACAATCGCTCAAGTACAAAAAGAGGCTGGAGCCCGCGTTAAAATGTCCAAGGCTAATGACTTTTATCCAG CCACAACAGAAAGAGTATGCTTAATAATGGGTGCTGCAGATTCAGTCAGAAAAATACACACATTCATCATGGAAAAAATTAGAGAAAAGCCAGACCCCAACCCAAAGTtagaagaaacaaataaaaacttTGAGAGGCACAGACAGGTTTGTAATGAA GTTAAAATTTTAGTGCCAAACAGCACAGCGGGAATGATTATAGGAAAATCAGGAAACTATATAAAACAGATAAAGGAAGAAAGTGGGGCCTACATACAGATATCACAGAAGTCTAAAGAAATTAATTTACCAGAAAGATGTGTTACAATAGCTG GTGATGTTGAATCCAACAAAAAAGCAGTAGActtaattttacagaaaattgtTGAAGATCCACAAAGTGGGAGTTGTCCAAATATCAGCTATGCAGACTATACTGGTCCTGTTGCAAGTGCTAATCCTACTGGTTCCCCATTTGCAAACCCTAATGTTGCACAAAACAGAGGACAAGAAATGGTTGTCAACACAACCAATTATTCAACCCAAGGTGCTTTTGGCATAGGAATAAATGGGAACACTGCTTTTAGCAATAGTTTAGGGAATGGAattacaaatttgaatttaaatgctGCATTAGGGCAACCAGGTGGAAGCATGACCAGTTCAGCAttggaaaatttgaaaatgacattACGTGGAAACGGGTATTCCGAACAGGCTACAGAGGATATCAGTAACGCTATGAACGTGTTGGCAAGTTATGGCATTCTAGGAATGATAGGACTGAATCAGATTCCTACAGTAAATAATATGGGAACGATTGCAAATATGGGACAGCCTACTCCAGGGATGACTGCAGGTGTGGCTAATATGCAGAATATGCAGAACATGCAGAATATGCAGGCTACCATGCAGCAAGGAATGAACATGAACTCTTCCCTTGGAGCTCAAGGAATGATGGCTGCCACGCCTGCCAGCTCAGCACAGAATAATTCTTATCTCAATACGAGCAATAGCTCAACTGGTGCCGGTAGTTTGTTTGGACCTGTTGGTAGTGGGTCATCTGGTTTGGGGAGTTCTGGATCAACTGGAGCTGGCTCTAGTCTGTTTGGGAGCTCCTCACCAGGTATGGCCAATGAGAGATACGTTGGGAGCCCCATGTTGAATGACTCATTTACAGGAGCAACAAATTACACAAGCACTCCAACAGCATTTGCCGCACCAACCATGCAGACTGAAAAACCGCCAAACATAGCACTGAATCAAAATTCTTTTGGTTTAGGAACAAGTATGTACAGTCCAACAGAGGATAAACAACAAACCATTAAACAGGATTTGGAAGTAGCAGAAAGTATAGTAGGGGCTATTTTAGGTCCAGGTGGAAAAGGAATTGTTGAATTACAGCAGTTTACACAAACCAACATCCAGATTTCCAAGAAAGGAGTTTACGTACCTGGTACCAGAAATCGTATTGTCACAGTAACTGGTACTCCATCAAATATAGGAAAAGCACAGTATCTTATACAACAGCGTATACAACAAGAAGAACTTAAACGTGCTAGACAAGCGTCTCGTTAA
- the LOC139514459 gene encoding RNA-binding protein Pasilla-like isoform X7, with amino-acid sequence MTLLDLHRSPGLNNLDEPMTETQDYMSFNVWRGTPEQMQHMMTEESNGDAIMGDNIHLKILVPSIAAGAIIGKGGETIAQVQKEAGARVKMSKANDFYPATTERVCLIMGAADSVRKIHTFIMEKIREKPDPNPKLEETNKNFERHRQVCNEVKILVPNSTAGMIIGKSGNYIKQIKEESGAYIQISQKSKEINLPERCVTIAGDVESNKKAVDLILQKIVEDPQSGSCPNISYADYTGPVASANPTGSPFANPNVAQNRGQEMVVNTTNYSTQGAFGIGINGNTAFSNSLGNGITNLNLNAALGQPGGSMTSSALENLKMTLRGNGYSEQATEDISNAMNVLASYGILGMIGLNQIPTVNNMGTIANMGQPTPGMTAGVANMQNMQNMQNMQATMQQGMNMNSSLGAQGMMAATPASSAQNNSYLNTSNSSTGAGSLFGPVGSGSSGLGSSGSTGAGSSLFGSSSPGMANERYVGSPMLNDSFTGATNYTSTPTAFAAPTMQTEKPPNIALNQNSFGLGTSMYSPTEDKQQTIKQDLEVAESIVGAILGPGGKGIVELQQFTQTNIQISKKGVYVPGTRNRIVTVTGTPSNIGKAQYLIQQRIQQEELKRARQASR; translated from the exons GCACCCCAGAACAGATGCAGCACATGATGACCGAAGAATCAAACGGTGACGCAATCATGG GTGACAACATACATTTAAAGATCTTAGTGCCGTCAATTGCCGCCGGAGCCATCATTGGTAAAGGAGGAGAAACAATCGCTCAAGTACAAAAAGAGGCTGGAGCCCGCGTTAAAATGTCCAAGGCTAATGACTTTTATCCAG CCACAACAGAAAGAGTATGCTTAATAATGGGTGCTGCAGATTCAGTCAGAAAAATACACACATTCATCATGGAAAAAATTAGAGAAAAGCCAGACCCCAACCCAAAGTtagaagaaacaaataaaaacttTGAGAGGCACAGACAGGTTTGTAATGAA GTTAAAATTTTAGTGCCAAACAGCACAGCGGGAATGATTATAGGAAAATCAGGAAACTATATAAAACAGATAAAGGAAGAAAGTGGGGCCTACATACAGATATCACAGAAGTCTAAAGAAATTAATTTACCAGAAAGATGTGTTACAATAGCTG GTGATGTTGAATCCAACAAAAAAGCAGTAGActtaattttacagaaaattgtTGAAGATCCACAAAGTGGGAGTTGTCCAAATATCAGCTATGCAGACTATACTGGTCCTGTTGCAAGTGCTAATCCTACTGGTTCCCCATTTGCAAACCCTAATGTTGCACAAAACAGAGGACAAGAAATGGTTGTCAACACAACCAATTATTCAACCCAAGGTGCTTTTGGCATAGGAATAAATGGGAACACTGCTTTTAGCAATAGTTTAGGGAATGGAattacaaatttgaatttaaatgctGCATTAGGGCAACCAGGTGGAAGCATGACCAGTTCAGCAttggaaaatttgaaaatgacattACGTGGAAACGGGTATTCCGAACAGGCTACAGAGGATATCAGTAACGCTATGAACGTGTTGGCAAGTTATGGCATTCTAGGAATGATAGGACTGAATCAGATTCCTACAGTAAATAATATGGGAACGATTGCAAATATGGGACAGCCTACTCCAGGGATGACTGCAGGTGTGGCTAATATGCAGAATATGCAGAACATGCAGAATATGCAGGCTACCATGCAGCAAGGAATGAACATGAACTCTTCCCTTGGAGCTCAAGGAATGATGGCTGCCACGCCTGCCAGCTCAGCACAGAATAATTCTTATCTCAATACGAGCAATAGCTCAACTGGTGCCGGTAGTTTGTTTGGACCTGTTGGTAGTGGGTCATCTGGTTTGGGGAGTTCTGGATCAACTGGAGCTGGCTCTAGTCTGTTTGGGAGCTCCTCACCAGGTATGGCCAATGAGAGATACGTTGGGAGCCCCATGTTGAATGACTCATTTACAGGAGCAACAAATTACACAAGCACTCCAACAGCATTTGCCGCACCAACCATGCAGACTGAAAAACCGCCAAACATAGCACTGAATCAAAATTCTTTTGGTTTAGGAACAAGTATGTACAGTCCAACAGAGGATAAACAACAAACCATTAAACAGGATTTGGAAGTAGCAGAAAGTATAGTAGGGGCTATTTTAGGTCCAGGTGGAAAAGGAATTGTTGAATTACAGCAGTTTACACAAACCAACATCCAGATTTCCAAGAAAGGAGTTTACGTACCTGGTACCAGAAATCGTATTGTCACAGTAACTGGTACTCCATCAAATATAGGAAAAGCACAGTATCTTATACAACAGCGTATACAACAAGAAGAACTTAAACGTGCTAGACAAGCGTCTCGTTAA
- the LOC139514459 gene encoding RNA-binding protein Pasilla-like isoform X18 has translation MTLLDLHRSPGLNNLDEPMTETQDYMSFNVWRGTPEQMQHMMTEESNGDAIMGDNIHLKILVPSIAAGAIIGKGGETIAQVQKEAGARVKMSKANDFYPATTERVCLIMGAADSVRKIHTFIMEKIREKPDPNPKLEETNKNFERHRQVKILVPNSTAGMIIGKSGNYIKQIKEESGAYIQISQKSKEINLPERCVTIAGDVESNKKAVDLILQKIVEDPQSGSCPNISYADYTGPVASANPTGSPFANPNVAQNRGQEMVVNTTNYSTQGAFGIGINGNTAFSNSLGNGITNLNLNAALGQPGGSMTSSALENLKMTLRGNGYSEQATEDISNAMNVLASYGILGMIGLNQIPTVNNMGTIANMGQPTPGMTAGVANMQNMQNMQNMQATMQQGMNMNSSLGAQGMMAATPASSAQNNSYLNTSNSSTGAGSLFGPVGSGSSGLGSSGSTGAGSSLFGSSSPGMANERYVGSPMLNDSFTGATNYTSTPTAFAAPTMQTEKPPNIALNQNSFGLGTSMYSPTEDKQQTIKQDLEVAESIVGAILGPGGKGIVELQQFTQTNIQISKKGVYVPGTRNRIVTVTGTPSNIGKAQYLIQQRIQQEELKRARQASR, from the exons GCACCCCAGAACAGATGCAGCACATGATGACCGAAGAATCAAACGGTGACGCAATCATGG GTGACAACATACATTTAAAGATCTTAGTGCCGTCAATTGCCGCCGGAGCCATCATTGGTAAAGGAGGAGAAACAATCGCTCAAGTACAAAAAGAGGCTGGAGCCCGCGTTAAAATGTCCAAGGCTAATGACTTTTATCCAG CCACAACAGAAAGAGTATGCTTAATAATGGGTGCTGCAGATTCAGTCAGAAAAATACACACATTCATCATGGAAAAAATTAGAGAAAAGCCAGACCCCAACCCAAAGTtagaagaaacaaataaaaacttTGAGAGGCACAGACAG GTTAAAATTTTAGTGCCAAACAGCACAGCGGGAATGATTATAGGAAAATCAGGAAACTATATAAAACAGATAAAGGAAGAAAGTGGGGCCTACATACAGATATCACAGAAGTCTAAAGAAATTAATTTACCAGAAAGATGTGTTACAATAGCTG GTGATGTTGAATCCAACAAAAAAGCAGTAGActtaattttacagaaaattgtTGAAGATCCACAAAGTGGGAGTTGTCCAAATATCAGCTATGCAGACTATACTGGTCCTGTTGCAAGTGCTAATCCTACTGGTTCCCCATTTGCAAACCCTAATGTTGCACAAAACAGAGGACAAGAAATGGTTGTCAACACAACCAATTATTCAACCCAAGGTGCTTTTGGCATAGGAATAAATGGGAACACTGCTTTTAGCAATAGTTTAGGGAATGGAattacaaatttgaatttaaatgctGCATTAGGGCAACCAGGTGGAAGCATGACCAGTTCAGCAttggaaaatttgaaaatgacattACGTGGAAACGGGTATTCCGAACAGGCTACAGAGGATATCAGTAACGCTATGAACGTGTTGGCAAGTTATGGCATTCTAGGAATGATAGGACTGAATCAGATTCCTACAGTAAATAATATGGGAACGATTGCAAATATGGGACAGCCTACTCCAGGGATGACTGCAGGTGTGGCTAATATGCAGAATATGCAGAACATGCAGAATATGCAGGCTACCATGCAGCAAGGAATGAACATGAACTCTTCCCTTGGAGCTCAAGGAATGATGGCTGCCACGCCTGCCAGCTCAGCACAGAATAATTCTTATCTCAATACGAGCAATAGCTCAACTGGTGCCGGTAGTTTGTTTGGACCTGTTGGTAGTGGGTCATCTGGTTTGGGGAGTTCTGGATCAACTGGAGCTGGCTCTAGTCTGTTTGGGAGCTCCTCACCAGGTATGGCCAATGAGAGATACGTTGGGAGCCCCATGTTGAATGACTCATTTACAGGAGCAACAAATTACACAAGCACTCCAACAGCATTTGCCGCACCAACCATGCAGACTGAAAAACCGCCAAACATAGCACTGAATCAAAATTCTTTTGGTTTAGGAACAAGTATGTACAGTCCAACAGAGGATAAACAACAAACCATTAAACAGGATTTGGAAGTAGCAGAAAGTATAGTAGGGGCTATTTTAGGTCCAGGTGGAAAAGGAATTGTTGAATTACAGCAGTTTACACAAACCAACATCCAGATTTCCAAGAAAGGAGTTTACGTACCTGGTACCAGAAATCGTATTGTCACAGTAACTGGTACTCCATCAAATATAGGAAAAGCACAGTATCTTATACAACAGCGTATACAACAAGAAGAACTTAAACGTGCTAGACAAGCGTCTCGTTAA
- the LOC139514459 gene encoding RNA-binding protein Nova-1-like isoform X4 → MAMNYDGMNGTDMDTSDSRKRPLDTEIDNGVPKRSNQGTPEQMQHMMTEESNGDAIMGDNIHLKILVPSIAAGAIIGKGGETIAQVQKEAGARVKMSKANDFYPATTERVCLIMGAADSVRKIHTFIMEKIREKPDPNPKLEETNKNFERHRQVCNEVKILVPNSTAGMIIGKSGNYIKQIKEESGAYIQISQKSKEINLPERCVTIAGDVESNKKAVDLILQKIVEDPQSGSCPNISYADYTGPVASANPTGSPFANPNVAQNRGQEMVVNTTNYSTQGAFGIGINGNTAFSNSLGNGITNLNLNAALGQPGGSMTSSALENLKMTLRGNGYSEQATEDISNAMNVLASYGILGMIGLNQIPTVNNMGTIANMGQPTPGMTAGVANMQNMQNMQNMQATMQQGMNMNSSLGAQGMMAATPASSAQNNSYLNTSNSSTGAGSLFGPVGSGSSGLGSSGSTGAGSSLFGSSSPGMANERYVGSPMLNDSFTGATNYTSTPTAFAAPTMQTEKPPNIALNQNSFGLGTSMYSPTEDKQQTIKQDLEVAESIVGAILGPGGKGIVELQQFTQTNIQISKKGVYVPGTRNRIVTVTGTPSNIGKAQYLIQQRIQQEELKRARQASR, encoded by the exons GCACCCCAGAACAGATGCAGCACATGATGACCGAAGAATCAAACGGTGACGCAATCATGG GTGACAACATACATTTAAAGATCTTAGTGCCGTCAATTGCCGCCGGAGCCATCATTGGTAAAGGAGGAGAAACAATCGCTCAAGTACAAAAAGAGGCTGGAGCCCGCGTTAAAATGTCCAAGGCTAATGACTTTTATCCAG CCACAACAGAAAGAGTATGCTTAATAATGGGTGCTGCAGATTCAGTCAGAAAAATACACACATTCATCATGGAAAAAATTAGAGAAAAGCCAGACCCCAACCCAAAGTtagaagaaacaaataaaaacttTGAGAGGCACAGACAGGTTTGTAATGAA GTTAAAATTTTAGTGCCAAACAGCACAGCGGGAATGATTATAGGAAAATCAGGAAACTATATAAAACAGATAAAGGAAGAAAGTGGGGCCTACATACAGATATCACAGAAGTCTAAAGAAATTAATTTACCAGAAAGATGTGTTACAATAGCTG GTGATGTTGAATCCAACAAAAAAGCAGTAGActtaattttacagaaaattgtTGAAGATCCACAAAGTGGGAGTTGTCCAAATATCAGCTATGCAGACTATACTGGTCCTGTTGCAAGTGCTAATCCTACTGGTTCCCCATTTGCAAACCCTAATGTTGCACAAAACAGAGGACAAGAAATGGTTGTCAACACAACCAATTATTCAACCCAAGGTGCTTTTGGCATAGGAATAAATGGGAACACTGCTTTTAGCAATAGTTTAGGGAATGGAattacaaatttgaatttaaatgctGCATTAGGGCAACCAGGTGGAAGCATGACCAGTTCAGCAttggaaaatttgaaaatgacattACGTGGAAACGGGTATTCCGAACAGGCTACAGAGGATATCAGTAACGCTATGAACGTGTTGGCAAGTTATGGCATTCTAGGAATGATAGGACTGAATCAGATTCCTACAGTAAATAATATGGGAACGATTGCAAATATGGGACAGCCTACTCCAGGGATGACTGCAGGTGTGGCTAATATGCAGAATATGCAGAACATGCAGAATATGCAGGCTACCATGCAGCAAGGAATGAACATGAACTCTTCCCTTGGAGCTCAAGGAATGATGGCTGCCACGCCTGCCAGCTCAGCACAGAATAATTCTTATCTCAATACGAGCAATAGCTCAACTGGTGCCGGTAGTTTGTTTGGACCTGTTGGTAGTGGGTCATCTGGTTTGGGGAGTTCTGGATCAACTGGAGCTGGCTCTAGTCTGTTTGGGAGCTCCTCACCAGGTATGGCCAATGAGAGATACGTTGGGAGCCCCATGTTGAATGACTCATTTACAGGAGCAACAAATTACACAAGCACTCCAACAGCATTTGCCGCACCAACCATGCAGACTGAAAAACCGCCAAACATAGCACTGAATCAAAATTCTTTTGGTTTAGGAACAAGTATGTACAGTCCAACAGAGGATAAACAACAAACCATTAAACAGGATTTGGAAGTAGCAGAAAGTATAGTAGGGGCTATTTTAGGTCCAGGTGGAAAAGGAATTGTTGAATTACAGCAGTTTACACAAACCAACATCCAGATTTCCAAGAAAGGAGTTTACGTACCTGGTACCAGAAATCGTATTGTCACAGTAACTGGTACTCCATCAAATATAGGAAAAGCACAGTATCTTATACAACAGCGTATACAACAAGAAGAACTTAAACGTGCTAGACAAGCGTCTCGTTAA